One window from the genome of Streptomyces sp. NBC_00287 encodes:
- a CDS encoding ABC transporter ATP-binding protein, giving the protein MLDVRGLKKVYEGSGRRVEAVRDLTFTVNAGELVCLVGPSGCGKTTLLKCMGGLLAPTGGEVLLEGRKVTGPPPGMAFVFQEYGRSLFPWMRVGANVELPLKQKDLDRNRRRELVRDALESVGLSDAADAYPWQLSGGMQQRVAIARALAYEPRVLLMDEPFAAVDAQTRADLEDLVRRLWRERGITILFVTHDIDEAVYLGERVVVLSASPTVVQEQLKVDLPDERDQLHTRVAPRFAELRTHVYEQIQAAKRGVSVTKSDTPPLH; this is encoded by the coding sequence ATGCTCGACGTGCGCGGCCTGAAGAAGGTGTACGAGGGATCCGGGCGCCGCGTGGAGGCGGTGCGCGATCTCACCTTCACTGTCAACGCGGGCGAACTGGTCTGTCTCGTCGGCCCGTCGGGCTGCGGCAAGACGACCCTGCTGAAGTGCATGGGCGGCCTGCTCGCGCCGACGGGCGGCGAAGTGCTGCTGGAGGGCCGGAAGGTGACCGGGCCACCGCCCGGGATGGCGTTCGTGTTCCAGGAGTACGGGCGCAGCCTGTTCCCGTGGATGCGGGTCGGCGCCAATGTCGAACTCCCGCTGAAGCAGAAGGACTTGGACCGGAACAGGCGCCGGGAGCTGGTGCGGGACGCGCTGGAGTCCGTGGGACTCTCCGACGCCGCCGACGCCTACCCCTGGCAGCTGTCCGGCGGGATGCAGCAGCGGGTCGCCATCGCCCGGGCACTGGCCTACGAGCCGCGCGTCCTGCTGATGGACGAGCCGTTCGCGGCGGTCGACGCACAGACCCGCGCCGATCTGGAGGATCTCGTACGGCGGTTGTGGCGGGAGCGGGGCATCACGATCCTGTTCGTCACCCATGACATCGACGAGGCCGTGTATCTGGGCGAGCGTGTGGTCGTGCTGTCCGCCTCCCCCACGGTCGTCCAGGAGCAGCTGAAGGTCGATCTGCCCGACGAGCGGGACCAGTTGCACACACGTGTGGCCCCGCGCTTCGCCGAACTGCGGACCCATGTGTACGAGCAGATCCAGGCGGCGAAGCGCGGGGTGTCGGTCACGAAGTCAGATACGCCTCCACTTCACTGA
- a CDS encoding ABC transporter permease: MRLLFLRIAFVFALPAVLVAVWWVASDGSTDVYWPPLRTILETFPDVWTGDRLKDDVPPSVLRLTGGYALAAVVGVALGTVIGSYRRVRAVCEPVLEFLRAVPPPVLVPVIMLFAGIGDTMKVTVIASGCVWPILLNTVEGVRAVDPVMAETARSYGVTGVARLRHVVLPSASPQIFAGLRQALSIGIILMVISEMFAASNGLGFTIVQFQRSFAIPDMWTGILVLGLLGFLLSVVFQLVERRVLGWYHGLRASTRRSS, from the coding sequence GTGAGGCTGCTGTTTCTGCGGATCGCCTTCGTGTTCGCGCTGCCTGCCGTGCTCGTCGCCGTGTGGTGGGTGGCGTCCGACGGCAGTACGGACGTGTACTGGCCGCCGCTGCGGACGATTCTGGAGACCTTCCCGGACGTCTGGACCGGCGACCGCCTCAAGGACGACGTCCCGCCCAGCGTGCTGCGGCTCACCGGCGGCTACGCGCTCGCGGCCGTGGTGGGCGTCGCGCTCGGCACGGTCATCGGCTCCTATCGGCGGGTGCGGGCAGTGTGCGAGCCGGTGCTGGAGTTCCTGCGGGCGGTGCCGCCGCCCGTGTTGGTGCCGGTCATCATGCTGTTCGCGGGGATCGGCGACACCATGAAGGTCACCGTGATCGCCAGCGGCTGTGTCTGGCCGATCCTGCTCAACACCGTCGAGGGAGTGCGGGCGGTCGACCCGGTGATGGCGGAGACCGCGCGCAGTTACGGCGTCACGGGCGTGGCGCGCCTTCGGCATGTAGTGCTGCCCTCTGCGAGTCCGCAGATCTTCGCGGGCCTGCGCCAGGCGCTGTCCATCGGCATCATCCTGATGGTCATCAGCGAGATGTTCGCCGCCAGCAACGGCCTCGGCTTCACCATCGTGCAGTTCCAACGCAGCTTCGCCATCCCCGACATGTGGACCGGCATTCTGGTCCTCGGTCTGCTGGGCTTTCTGCTGTCCGTCGTCTTCCAACTCGTCGAACGGCGTGTCCTCGGCTGGTACCACGGCCTGCGCGCCTCCACCCGGCGGTCCTCGTGA
- a CDS encoding glycoside hydrolase family 13 protein yields the protein MAQPTHALTQTDWWRSAVIYQVYVRSFADGGGDGTGDLAGVRSRLPYLAELGVDALWFNPWYLSPMKDGGYDVADYRAIAPAFGTLAEAEKLIAEARELGIRTIVDIVPNHVSDQHPWFRAALAAGPGSPERELFHFRPGRGPHGELPPNDWPSQFVGSAEPVWTRLPDGDWYLHLFTPEQPDLNWAHPAVRREHEDILRFWFERGVEGVRIDSAALLAKDPALPDLVEGDPNPFLDRDELHDIYRSWRAVADEYGGIFVGEVWLPDPERFARYLRPDELHTAFNFSFLSCPWDATRLRTSIDDTLAEHAPVGAPATWVLCNHDVTRTVTRYGRTDTGFDFAAKAFGTPTDLALGTRRARAAALLSLALPGAVYLYQGEELGLPEANIPLDRIEDPMHFRSGGTDPGRDGCRVPLPWAAEEPYAGFGGEPWLPQPGDWASYAADRQAVDPGSMLSLYRRAIRTRPVFGDGPLTWLPAPESVLAFTRAEGVLCLVNLGDQPFDLPDHSELLLSSAPLDTEGRLPKDTAVWLRA from the coding sequence GTGGCACAGCCCACGCACGCCCTCACGCAGACCGACTGGTGGCGCTCCGCCGTCATCTACCAGGTGTACGTCCGCAGTTTCGCGGACGGCGGCGGCGACGGCACCGGCGACCTCGCGGGCGTCCGCTCCCGGCTGCCGTATCTCGCCGAACTCGGCGTGGACGCCCTGTGGTTCAACCCCTGGTACCTGTCCCCGATGAAGGACGGCGGCTACGACGTCGCCGACTACCGCGCCATCGCCCCGGCGTTCGGCACGCTCGCCGAGGCGGAGAAGCTGATCGCCGAGGCGCGGGAGCTGGGCATCCGGACGATCGTCGACATCGTGCCGAACCATGTCTCGGACCAGCACCCCTGGTTCCGGGCGGCGCTCGCGGCCGGGCCGGGCAGCCCCGAGCGCGAGCTGTTCCACTTCCGTCCGGGGCGCGGCCCGCACGGCGAACTCCCGCCCAACGACTGGCCGTCCCAGTTCGTCGGCTCCGCCGAGCCGGTCTGGACCCGCCTGCCCGACGGCGACTGGTACCTCCACCTGTTCACCCCCGAACAGCCGGACCTCAACTGGGCCCATCCGGCCGTCCGCCGGGAGCACGAGGACATCCTGCGCTTCTGGTTCGAGCGCGGGGTCGAGGGCGTCCGCATCGACTCGGCCGCGCTGCTCGCCAAGGACCCGGCCCTGCCCGACCTCGTCGAAGGCGACCCGAACCCGTTCCTCGATCGCGACGAACTCCACGACATCTACCGCTCCTGGCGGGCGGTGGCCGACGAGTACGGCGGCATCTTCGTCGGCGAGGTCTGGCTCCCCGACCCCGAACGCTTCGCCCGCTATCTGCGCCCCGACGAGCTGCACACCGCCTTCAACTTCTCCTTCCTGTCCTGCCCTTGGGACGCGACAAGGCTGCGTACATCCATCGACGACACGCTCGCCGAGCACGCCCCCGTCGGCGCCCCGGCCACCTGGGTCCTGTGCAACCACGACGTCACCCGCACGGTCACCCGCTACGGCCGCACGGACACCGGCTTCGACTTCGCGGCCAAGGCCTTCGGCACCCCCACCGACCTCGCCCTCGGCACGCGGCGCGCCCGCGCCGCCGCACTGCTCTCACTGGCCCTGCCCGGAGCCGTCTACCTCTACCAGGGCGAGGAACTCGGCCTGCCCGAGGCGAACATCCCCCTCGACCGCATCGAGGACCCCATGCACTTCCGCTCCGGCGGCACCGACCCCGGCCGCGACGGCTGCCGGGTGCCACTGCCCTGGGCCGCCGAGGAGCCGTACGCCGGATTCGGCGGCGAGCCCTGGCTGCCGCAGCCCGGCGACTGGGCGTCGTACGCGGCCGACCGCCAGGCGGTGGACCCCGGCTCGATGCTCAGCCTCTACCGCCGGGCGATCCGCACCAGGCCCGTCTTCGGCGACGGCCCGCTCACCTGGCTGCCCGCCCCCGAAAGCGTCCTCGCCTTCACCCGGGCCGAGGGCGTGCTGTGCCTGGTGAACCTCGGCGACCAGCCGTTCGACCTGCCCGACCACTCCGAACTGCTCCTCAGCAGTGCTCCGTTGGACACCGAAGGGAGGCTGCCGAAGGACACCGCGGTCTGGCTGCGTGCCTGA
- a CDS encoding ABC transporter substrate-binding protein, translated as MRRLLAAVAAGTFLFAVTACGSSDDGGSSDGKGSSGGVTTVTVGLIPIVDVAPLYLGQEKGFYEKQGLKLKLTTAQGGAAIVPAVVSGQYQFGFSNMTSLMIAQSNNVPVKAIANGIASTGEDGKDFGGLTVKQDSAVKSPKDLEGKKVAVNTLKNINETAVRESVRKAGGDPDKVQFVELAFDQMPAALDAGQIDAAMVVEPALATIKSQGAREIASSLVDVAPNLTVAMYFTSTQYAQENPELVKKFQDATAESLAYADAHPDEVRQIVTTYTKIPPAVLEQVTLPKWPADPNRASIEKLMQLGEDDGLFKTAPDLDKLLS; from the coding sequence ATGCGTCGTCTGCTCGCCGCTGTCGCGGCCGGCACTTTTCTGTTCGCCGTGACGGCCTGCGGCTCGTCCGACGACGGTGGTTCGTCGGACGGGAAGGGTTCGTCCGGCGGTGTCACGACGGTCACCGTGGGGCTCATCCCCATCGTCGACGTCGCGCCCCTCTACCTCGGTCAGGAGAAGGGCTTCTACGAAAAGCAGGGCCTGAAGCTGAAGTTGACGACCGCTCAGGGCGGCGCGGCGATCGTGCCTGCTGTCGTCAGCGGGCAGTACCAGTTCGGGTTCAGCAATATGACCTCGCTGATGATCGCCCAGTCCAACAACGTTCCCGTGAAGGCGATCGCCAATGGCATCGCCTCAACCGGCGAGGACGGCAAGGACTTCGGCGGGCTCACCGTGAAGCAGGACAGCGCGGTGAAGTCGCCGAAGGACCTGGAGGGCAAGAAGGTCGCCGTCAACACGCTGAAGAACATCAACGAGACCGCGGTGCGCGAGTCGGTGCGCAAGGCGGGCGGCGACCCGGACAAGGTGCAGTTCGTCGAGCTCGCCTTCGACCAGATGCCCGCAGCGCTCGACGCCGGGCAGATCGACGCGGCGATGGTGGTGGAGCCGGCGTTGGCCACGATCAAGAGCCAGGGCGCCCGTGAGATCGCCTCGTCCCTGGTCGACGTGGCCCCGAACCTCACGGTGGCGATGTACTTCACCTCCACGCAGTACGCGCAGGAGAACCCGGAGTTGGTGAAGAAGTTCCAGGACGCCACCGCCGAGTCCCTCGCCTACGCCGACGCCCACCCCGACGAGGTGCGCCAGATCGTCACGACGTACACCAAGATCCCGCCCGCGGTGCTGGAGCAGGTGACGCTGCCGAAGTGGCCGGCGGACCCGAACCGGGCCTCGATCGAGAAGCTGATGCAACTCGGTGAGGACGACGGCCTGTTCAAGACGGCCCCGGACCTGGACAAGCTGCTGTCGTGA
- a CDS encoding ABC transporter permease, translating to MRGQNAVLGAAGLAAFLALGEAVPRLGLVKEAYFPPTSRIAEAFWDEVADSAFWSALGDTLTGWALGLILASCAGIVAGVVISVVPYLRETTASTIEFLRPIPSVALIPLAVLLYGTELRSVLLLVVYASFWQVLIQVLYGVQDVDPVADETARSYGLGTWARIRHVLWPTALPYVMTGVRLAAAVALILAVTAELVIGAPGLGARIAVAQTSQAVPEMYALIVVTGLLGLLINVGARTVERRALAWHQSVRGEVAV from the coding sequence GTGAGGGGCCAGAACGCCGTACTCGGTGCGGCCGGGCTCGCGGCCTTCCTCGCCCTGGGTGAGGCGGTGCCGCGGCTCGGCCTGGTCAAGGAGGCGTACTTCCCGCCGACCAGCCGGATCGCCGAGGCGTTCTGGGACGAGGTGGCCGACTCCGCCTTCTGGAGCGCCCTCGGCGACACCCTGACCGGCTGGGCGCTGGGCCTGATCCTGGCCTCCTGCGCGGGGATCGTGGCGGGAGTGGTGATCTCGGTGGTGCCGTACCTCCGCGAAACCACCGCCTCCACCATCGAGTTCCTCCGCCCGATCCCCTCGGTCGCCCTGATCCCGCTGGCCGTGCTCCTGTACGGCACCGAACTCCGCTCGGTCCTCCTGCTGGTCGTGTACGCCTCGTTCTGGCAGGTGTTGATCCAGGTCCTGTACGGCGTCCAGGACGTCGACCCGGTCGCCGACGAGACGGCGCGGTCGTACGGTCTCGGCACCTGGGCGCGGATCCGGCATGTGCTGTGGCCGACCGCGCTGCCGTACGTCATGACCGGGGTCCGGCTCGCCGCCGCGGTGGCGCTGATCCTCGCCGTGACCGCCGAACTCGTCATCGGTGCCCCGGGGTTGGGCGCCCGGATCGCGGTCGCGCAGACCTCGCAGGCGGTGCCCGAGATGTATGCGCTGATCGTGGTCACCGGGCTGCTGGGGCTGCTGATCAACGTGGGCGCGCGGACGGTGGAGCGGCGGGCGCTGGCCTGGCACCAGTCGGTGCGCGGGGAGGTGGCGGTGTGA
- a CDS encoding PDR/VanB family oxidoreductase yields MIELVVQQRDFVAHDVLELTLRHPLGEQLPAWEPGAHVDLLLGPGLERQYSLCGDPGDRSAWRIAVLREPDGRGGSAFVHEQLGQGDKVQVRGPRNHFALQPAARYRFIAGGIGITPILPMLAAAEAAGAEWTLLYGGRTRASMAFTEELRGYGDRVTLAPQDETGLLDLAPVLDDLPDGTLVYCCGPGPLLDAVEALSPAGFLHIERFQPKEQPAGTDAEFELVLAQSGRTLTVPPGVSVLDTVRAAGVEVLYSCTEGTCGTCETDVVEGVPDHRDSVLTDAEREAGETMLICVSRCRGKRLVLDL; encoded by the coding sequence ATGATCGAACTCGTCGTCCAGCAAAGGGACTTCGTGGCCCACGACGTCCTCGAACTGACCCTCCGGCATCCTCTCGGCGAGCAGCTCCCGGCCTGGGAGCCCGGCGCCCATGTCGACCTCCTCCTCGGTCCGGGTCTGGAGCGGCAGTACTCCCTGTGCGGCGACCCCGGCGACCGCTCCGCCTGGCGGATCGCGGTGCTGCGGGAGCCGGACGGGCGGGGTGGATCGGCCTTCGTTCACGAGCAGTTGGGGCAGGGCGACAAGGTCCAGGTGCGCGGTCCGCGTAATCACTTCGCGCTCCAGCCGGCTGCCCGCTACCGCTTCATCGCCGGGGGAATCGGCATCACCCCGATCCTCCCCATGCTCGCCGCGGCCGAGGCGGCGGGCGCCGAGTGGACCCTCTTGTACGGCGGCCGCACCCGCGCCTCCATGGCCTTCACCGAGGAACTCCGCGGCTACGGCGACCGCGTGACCCTCGCACCCCAGGACGAGACCGGGCTGCTGGACCTGGCGCCCGTCCTCGACGACCTTCCCGACGGCACCCTCGTCTACTGCTGCGGGCCGGGCCCGCTCCTGGACGCCGTGGAAGCACTCAGCCCCGCCGGGTTCCTCCACATCGAGCGGTTCCAGCCGAAGGAGCAACCGGCGGGAACGGACGCCGAGTTCGAGCTCGTCCTCGCCCAGAGCGGCCGTACCCTCACCGTCCCACCCGGCGTCTCCGTGCTCGACACCGTGCGGGCCGCCGGTGTCGAGGTGCTGTACTCCTGCACCGAGGGCACCTGCGGGACGTGCGAGACGGATGTCGTCGAAGGCGTCCCCGACCACCGGGACTCGGTCCTCACCGACGCCGAGCGTGAAGCCGGGGAGACCATGCTCATCTGTGTGTCCCGGTGCCGGGGGAAGCGGCTCGTGCTGGACCTGTGA
- a CDS encoding galactose-binding domain-containing protein encodes MPVSLVAALAAGLLTATAPTAHAAGATLPFTSVEAESATTTGTRIGPDYTQGTLASEASGRQAVRLGSGQRVEFTVPRAANAVNVAYSVPDGQSGSLNVYVNGTRLDRTIPVTSKYSYVDTPWIPGAKTHHFYDNARLLLGQNIQAGDKVAVEASGVQVTVDVADFEQAAGPAAQPAGSVSVTSRGADPSGQGDSTQAFRDAISAAQGGVVWIPPGQYRLTSSLSGVQNVTLQGAGHWHSVVRSSRFIDQSSSSGGVHIKDFAVIGEVTERVDSNPDNFVNGSLGPNSSVSGMWLQHLKVGLWLMGNNDNLVVENSRFLDMTADGLNLNGNARGVKVRNNFLRNQGDDALAMWSLYAPDTNSSFENNTITQPNLANGIAIYGGTDITVRGNLISDTNALGSGIAISNQKFLDPFHPLAGTITVDGNTLVRTGAMNPNWNHPMGALRVDSYDSAIEAQVRITNTTITDSPYSAFEFVSGSGRGYAAKNITVEGATVRNTGTVVVQAEAPGAATFRNVTATAVGAAGIYNCPYPSGSGTFALTDGGGNSGWSSVWSDCSTWPQPGQGNPDPDPSRNLAKGRPATATGSQDVYTPGKAVDGDANSYWESANHAFPQSWTVDLGSTEPVRRLVLKLPPPSAWQARTQTLSVQGSTDGSGYSTLVASRDYRFDPATGNTVTVTLPGTGVRYLRLHVTANTGWPAAQFSEVEAYLTS; translated from the coding sequence ATGCCAGTTTCGCTGGTCGCCGCCTTAGCGGCGGGCCTGCTCACCGCCACCGCCCCCACGGCCCACGCCGCGGGCGCCACCCTCCCGTTCACCTCGGTGGAGGCGGAGTCCGCCACCACCACCGGCACCAGGATCGGCCCGGACTACACCCAGGGCACCCTCGCCTCCGAGGCCTCGGGCCGACAGGCCGTACGGCTCGGCTCTGGCCAGCGGGTCGAGTTCACGGTGCCCCGCGCGGCCAACGCCGTGAACGTCGCCTACAGCGTCCCCGACGGCCAGTCCGGCTCGCTGAACGTCTACGTCAACGGCACCCGGCTCGACCGGACCATCCCGGTGACGTCCAAGTACTCGTACGTCGACACCCCCTGGATCCCGGGCGCCAAGACCCACCACTTCTACGACAACGCCCGGCTGTTGCTCGGCCAGAACATCCAGGCCGGGGACAAGGTCGCGGTCGAGGCGAGCGGGGTCCAGGTCACCGTCGACGTGGCCGACTTCGAGCAGGCCGCCGGTCCCGCCGCGCAGCCCGCCGGTTCGGTCTCCGTCACCTCCAGGGGCGCCGACCCCAGTGGCCAGGGCGACTCCACGCAGGCCTTCCGGGACGCGATCTCCGCGGCCCAAGGGGGAGTCGTCTGGATCCCGCCGGGTCAGTACCGGCTGACATCCTCCCTGAGCGGCGTCCAGAACGTCACCCTCCAGGGCGCCGGGCACTGGCACTCGGTGGTGCGCAGCTCCCGCTTCATCGACCAGTCGAGCTCCTCCGGAGGCGTCCACATCAAGGACTTCGCGGTCATCGGCGAGGTCACCGAGCGCGTCGACTCCAACCCGGACAACTTCGTCAACGGGTCCCTGGGGCCGAACTCCAGCGTGTCCGGCATGTGGCTGCAGCACCTCAAGGTCGGCCTCTGGCTGATGGGCAACAACGACAACCTGGTCGTCGAGAACAGCCGCTTCCTCGACATGACCGCCGACGGCCTCAACCTCAACGGCAACGCCCGCGGGGTCAAGGTCCGCAACAACTTCCTGCGCAATCAGGGCGACGACGCGCTCGCCATGTGGTCGCTGTATGCCCCGGACACCAACAGCAGTTTCGAGAACAACACGATCACCCAGCCGAACCTCGCAAACGGCATCGCGATCTACGGCGGCACCGACATCACGGTCCGGGGAAACCTGATCTCCGACACCAACGCCCTCGGCAGCGGGATCGCGATCTCCAACCAGAAGTTCCTCGACCCCTTCCACCCGCTGGCCGGCACCATCACCGTCGACGGCAACACCCTGGTGCGCACCGGCGCGATGAACCCCAACTGGAACCACCCGATGGGCGCGCTCCGGGTCGACTCCTACGACAGTGCCATCGAGGCACAGGTGCGGATCACCAACACCACCATCACGGACAGCCCGTACAGCGCCTTCGAGTTCGTCTCCGGCAGCGGCCGTGGGTACGCGGCGAAGAACATCACCGTCGAGGGTGCGACCGTCCGCAACACCGGCACGGTCGTCGTCCAGGCGGAGGCGCCGGGTGCCGCGACCTTCCGTAACGTCACCGCGACGGCCGTAGGAGCCGCGGGAATCTACAACTGCCCCTATCCGTCCGGTTCCGGCACCTTCGCGCTGACCGACGGCGGCGGCAACTCCGGCTGGAGCAGCGTCTGGTCGGACTGCTCCACCTGGCCGCAGCCCGGGCAGGGCAACCCGGACCCCGATCCGAGCCGCAACCTCGCCAAGGGCCGCCCGGCCACGGCCACCGGATCGCAGGACGTCTACACGCCCGGCAAGGCGGTCGACGGCGACGCGAACAGCTACTGGGAGTCGGCCAACCACGCCTTCCCGCAGAGCTGGACCGTCGACCTCGGCAGCACCGAGCCGGTACGGCGTCTGGTGCTGAAGCTGCCACCGCCGAGCGCCTGGCAGGCCCGCACCCAGACCCTGTCCGTGCAGGGCAGCACCGACGGCTCCGGGTACTCCACGCTGGTCGCCTCCCGGGACTACCGCTTCGACCCGGCCACCGGGAACACGGTCACCGTCACCCTGCCCGGCACCGGCGTGCGCTACCTGCGCCTGCATGTGACCGCCAACACCGGCTGGCCCGCCGCCCAGTTCAGTGAAGTGGAGGCGTATCTGACTTCGTGA
- a CDS encoding carbohydrate ABC transporter permease: MSTRTLVSPAALARPRGKAVYWTVFTGILLLFTAAFLFPVYWMLTGAVKSPDEVARTPPTIVPEEWHLSGYTDAWELMQLPTHLWNTVVQAAGAWLFQIVLCTAAAYALSKLRPVFGKVILGGILATLMVPAQALVVPKYLTVADLGLLNDPLAIWLPAVANAFNLYLLKRFFDQIPRDVLEAAEIDGAGKLRILWSIVLPMSRPVLGVVSIFALVAVWQDFLWPLMVFSDTDKQPISVALVQLSQNIQLTVLIAAMVIASLPMVAMFLIFQRHIIAGISAGSTKG, translated from the coding sequence ATGAGCACCCGCACCCTCGTCTCCCCGGCCGCGCTCGCCCGGCCGCGTGGCAAGGCGGTCTACTGGACGGTCTTCACCGGGATCCTGCTGCTGTTCACGGCAGCCTTCCTCTTCCCCGTCTACTGGATGCTGACCGGCGCCGTGAAGTCACCGGACGAGGTGGCGCGGACGCCGCCCACGATCGTCCCGGAGGAGTGGCACCTCAGCGGCTACACCGACGCCTGGGAACTGATGCAGCTGCCGACCCATCTGTGGAACACGGTGGTCCAGGCGGCCGGCGCCTGGCTGTTCCAGATCGTCCTGTGCACGGCCGCCGCCTACGCGCTCTCCAAACTCAGGCCGGTCTTCGGCAAGGTCATCCTCGGCGGCATCCTCGCCACGCTGATGGTCCCGGCCCAGGCACTGGTCGTACCGAAGTATCTGACCGTGGCCGACCTGGGCCTGCTCAACGACCCTCTCGCGATCTGGCTCCCGGCGGTCGCCAACGCCTTCAACCTGTATCTGCTCAAGCGGTTCTTCGATCAGATCCCGCGCGATGTGCTGGAGGCCGCCGAGATCGACGGCGCGGGAAAGCTGCGCATCCTGTGGTCGATCGTGCTGCCGATGTCCCGGCCGGTGCTCGGCGTCGTGTCGATCTTCGCGCTGGTCGCGGTCTGGCAGGACTTCCTCTGGCCGCTGATGGTCTTCTCCGACACAGACAAACAGCCGATCAGCGTGGCACTCGTCCAGCTGTCGCAGAACATCCAACTGACCGTGCTCATCGCCGCGATGGTGATCGCCTCCCTCCCCATGGTCGCGATGTTCCTGATCTTCCAGCGGCACATCATCGCCGGGATCAGCGCGGGCAGCACGAAGGGCTGA
- a CDS encoding carbohydrate ABC transporter permease, giving the protein MPKTAAREPVGAITVRPMQAPPPAGDRRRRRLTDQLRAHAFLIGGLTCFALFSWYPAIRAVVIAFQEYTPGSDPEWVGVDNFTRVLDDPEFTAAWRNTLTFTLLALLIGFAIPFVLALVLNELRHAKAFFRIVVYLPVMIPPVVSALLWKWFYDPGAGLANEALRFLHLPTSNWSNGADTALISLVIVATWANMGGTVLIYLAALQSIPGELYEAAELDGANLLQRIRHVTIPQTRFVILMLMLLQIIATMQVFTEPFVITGGGPENATVTVLYLIYKYAFLYNDFGGACALSVMLLVFLGIFSAVYLRLTRSEGEETA; this is encoded by the coding sequence ATGCCCAAGACCGCCGCACGAGAGCCCGTCGGGGCGATCACGGTACGTCCGATGCAGGCGCCGCCCCCGGCAGGGGACCGGAGGCGGCGCCGCCTCACCGACCAACTGCGCGCCCACGCCTTCCTGATCGGCGGCCTGACCTGCTTCGCCCTGTTCTCCTGGTACCCGGCGATCCGCGCGGTCGTGATCGCCTTCCAGGAGTACACACCGGGCTCGGACCCCGAGTGGGTCGGCGTCGACAACTTCACCCGCGTCCTGGACGACCCGGAGTTCACGGCGGCCTGGCGCAACACCCTCACCTTCACCCTGCTCGCCCTGCTGATCGGCTTCGCGATCCCCTTCGTACTCGCCCTGGTCCTCAATGAGTTGAGGCACGCCAAGGCCTTCTTCCGGATCGTGGTCTATCTGCCGGTGATGATCCCGCCGGTGGTCAGCGCCCTGCTGTGGAAGTGGTTCTACGACCCCGGCGCCGGCCTCGCCAACGAGGCGCTGCGCTTCCTCCATCTGCCCACCTCGAACTGGTCCAACGGCGCCGACACCGCACTGATCTCCCTGGTGATCGTGGCCACTTGGGCCAACATGGGCGGCACCGTCCTGATCTATCTGGCCGCCCTTCAGTCCATCCCCGGAGAGCTGTACGAGGCGGCCGAACTGGACGGCGCGAACCTGCTCCAGCGCATCCGGCATGTGACGATCCCGCAGACCAGGTTCGTCATCCTCATGCTGATGCTGCTTCAGATCATCGCCACGATGCAGGTCTTCACCGAACCGTTCGTCATCACCGGCGGCGGTCCCGAGAACGCCACGGTCACCGTCCTCTACCTGATCTACAAGTACGCCTTCCTCTACAACGACTTCGGCGGCGCCTGCGCGCTCAGCGTGATGCTGTTGGTGTTCCTCGGCATCTTCTCCGCCGTCTATCTGCGGCTCACCCGCAGCGAAGGGGAGGAGACCGCATGA
- a CDS encoding IclR family transcriptional regulator domain-containing protein has protein sequence MPEPDRGRHFVNSFAHGLAVIRSFDAEHPTRTLSEVARDCELTRAAARRLLLTLADLGYVHQDGRQFRLTPRVLELGYSYLSSFTLPELAEPHLEQLVGRIRESSSLCVLDGDDIVYVARVPTSRIMTASITVGTRFPAHVTSVGRVILAHLAEEEIETRLARADLSPLTPRTMVAPDALRAELRRVRRQGYAIVDQELELGLRSVAAPVRDRGGEVTAAVNIAVHAGRNSLESVRRDLLPPLLDTVARIEADLRITGPARAASPGTGTHR, from the coding sequence ATGCCCGAGCCGGACCGCGGACGCCACTTCGTGAACTCCTTCGCGCACGGACTCGCCGTCATCCGCTCCTTCGACGCCGAGCACCCGACCCGCACGCTCAGCGAGGTCGCCCGCGACTGCGAACTGACCCGCGCCGCCGCCCGCCGACTGCTGCTCACCCTGGCCGACCTCGGCTATGTCCACCAGGACGGACGCCAGTTCCGGCTCACCCCGCGGGTGCTGGAGCTGGGCTACTCCTACCTCTCCAGCTTCACGCTGCCCGAACTCGCCGAACCGCATCTCGAGCAACTCGTGGGCCGGATAAGGGAGTCGTCGTCCCTGTGCGTGCTGGACGGGGACGACATCGTCTACGTGGCCCGTGTGCCGACCAGTCGGATCATGACCGCGTCCATCACGGTGGGCACCCGCTTCCCGGCGCACGTGACCTCGGTCGGCCGGGTGATCCTCGCGCACCTGGCGGAGGAGGAGATCGAAACCCGGCTGGCGCGGGCGGACTTGAGCCCGCTGACCCCGCGCACCATGGTCGCGCCGGACGCGTTGCGGGCCGAACTGCGCCGGGTGCGCCGACAGGGGTACGCGATCGTCGACCAGGAACTGGAGTTGGGGCTCCGCTCGGTCGCCGCCCCGGTACGGGACCGGGGCGGCGAGGTGACGGCGGCCGTGAACATCGCGGTGCACGCGGGCCGCAACTCTCTGGAGTCCGTACGCCGTGATCTGCTGCCGCCGTTGCTGGACACGGTCGCCCGGATCGAGGCCGACCTCAGGATCACAGGTCCAGCACGAGCCGCTTCCCCCGGCACCGGGACACACAGATGA